The proteins below are encoded in one region of Syngnathus acus chromosome 2, fSynAcu1.2, whole genome shotgun sequence:
- the jph2 gene encoding junctophilin-2, with protein sequence MSGGRFEFDDGGAYCGGWEGGKAHGHGICTGPKGQGEFSGSWNYGFEVVGVYTWPSGNTYEGYWSQGKRHGLGVETKGHWIYRGEWTHGFKGRYGLRISVSSGAKYEGTWNNGLQDGYGTETYADGGTFQGQFTGGMRHGYGVRQSVPYGMAAVVRSPLRTSLTSLRSEQSNGTVLQQDIPIITTTSASGEETPVSNPAQLGPSRGGFALTLQVDPEATKPKKKGLFRRSSLLGKLKKSDSSTSLSSQKSKISFLRTESALSSNASDTNSTISMGDESLAGAEDFPPVEADIDATTTEVYMGEWKNDKRSGYGISERSSGLKYEGEWLNNQRHGYGCTTFAEGGKEEGKYMNNMLVKAVKKRVIQLKGTKIKQKVERAVEGAQRAAAIGKQKAEIAASRSTHAKAKSDGADQAAQASNSESSIARLVAKELSPTFYQPGPEYLKKRVMPEVGEGSENTDIVTHEPLLAEEEPAPPPPESPIVNELDHLMPGSSPARTPSPSPGIFIKEDPKLLGPGNWADEKASKSSSKPNSRPTTPSVPPPVPTGSEGTIARSLSRTPSRHSTKNEQGSDLEIKPLQKFDPVVNTVDAASAQKPARNSFTAVNDEEKPRPKAATPNLKANDLKLERVPTVQDREQSWDLSRPSVKAETKLLPKRQPSPAPSPKPAANHEPKTLAKPAEAKTNSVKHALKADPKAEARLKAPMLNSSHEVTAESLEQESPNTIMICMVILLNIGLAILFVHILS encoded by the exons ATGAGTGGAGGTCGCTTTGAGTTCGATGACGGCGGCGCGTACTGCGGCGGCTGGGAGGGCGGCAAGGCACACGGCCACGGCATCTGCACCGGCCCTAAAGGCCAGGGAGAGTTCTCGGGATCCTGGAACTACGGCTTCGAGGTGGTGGGGGTCTACACCTGGCCCAGCGGGAACACCTACGAGGGCTACTGGTCGCAGGGCAAGCGTCACGGTCTGGGGGTCGAAACCAAAGGCCACTGGATTTACAGAGGGGAATGGACACACGGCTTCAAGGGGAGGTATGGCCTCCGCATCAGTGTCAGCAGCGGGGCCAAATATGAGGGAACGTGGAACAATGGACTACAGGACGGCTACGGAACTGAAACCTATGCTGATGGAG GCACTTTCCAGGGTCAGTTCACGGGCGGCATGCGGCACGGCTACGGGGTCCGTCAGAGCGTCCCCTATGGCATGGCAGCTGTCGTCCGTTCTCCTCTCCGGACTTCCCTGACCTCCCTACGCAGCGAGCAAAGCAATGGCACAGTTCTGCAGCAAGACATCCccatcatcaccaccacaaGTGCCTCCGGTGAGGAGACTCCTGTTTCCAACCCTGCCCAACTGGGACCATCGCGGGGAGGCTTCGCTCTCACGCTCCAGGTGGACCCAGAGGCAACGAAACCCAAGAAGAAAGGTCTGTTTCGCAGGAGCTCTCTGCTGGGCAAACTGAAGAAATCCGACTCCAGCACTTCACTGTCCAGCCAGAAGAGCAAGATCAGTTTCCTGAGGACGGAATCGGCTTTAAGCTCCAACGCCAGCGACACCAACTCCACCATCAGCATGGGGGACGAGAGCCTGGCTGGCGCAGAAGACTTCCCCCCTGTAGAGGCAGACATCGACGCCACCACCACCGAAGTCTACATGGGCGAATGGAAGAACGACAAGCGCTCAGGATATGGAATAAGCGAAAGGTCCAGTGGCCTTAAGTATGAAGGCGAGTGGCTGAACAACCAAAGACACGGCTACGGTTGCACCACCTTCGCCGAGGGCGGGAAAGAAGAGGGCAAGTACATGAacaacatgctggtgaaggcTGTGAAGAAGAGAGTGATTCAACTGAAAGGAACCAAGATCAAGCAGAAGGTGGAGCGGGCCGTGGAGGGCGCTCAGCGAGCCGCTGCCATCGGCAAGCAGAAGGCGGAGATTGCCGCTTCCAG GTCCACCCACGCCAAGGCCAAGTCAGACGGAGCCGACCAGGCTGCTCAAGCATCCAACAGCGAATCCAGCATCGCCAGGCTGGTGGCCAAAGAACTTTCACCTACTTTCTACCAGCCAG GTCCAGAGTATCTGAAGAAGCGAGTGATGCCGGAAGTCGGAGAGGGAAGTGAGAACACGGATATCGTCACGCACGAGCCGCTGTTAGCCGAGGAGGagccggcgccgccgccgcctgaaAGCCCGATCGTGAACGAACTAGACCACCTCATGCCTGGCTCCTCCCCAGCCCGCACTCCCTCGCCCAGTCCAGGCATCTTCATCAAGGAAGACCCCAAACTTCTAGGTCCCGGCAACTGGGCCGATGAAAAAGCGAGTAAAAGCAGCAGTAAGCCCAACAGCAGGCCCACCACACCTTCAGTCCCTCCTCCTGTTCCCACTGGATCAGAGGGCACCATTGCTCGCAGTCTCTCTCGCACCCCAAGCCGCCACAGTACCAAGAATGAGCAGGGTTCCGATTTAGAGATCAAGCCCTTGCAAAAATTTGATCCAGTGGTGAATACCGTAGACGCCGCGTCGGCACAAAAACCTGCACGAAACAGCTTTACTGCCGTAAATGACGAGGAAAAACCGCGCCCAAAAGCTGCCACTCCAAATTTGAAAGCCAATGACCTGAAACTCGAAAGAGTCCCGACAGTCCAAGATCGAGAACAGTCGTGGGACTTGAGTCGGCCTTCCGTCAAAGCAGAAACCAAATTGCTACCAAAACGACAACCCAGCCCTGCTCCGTCTCCAAAGCCTGCAGCCAACCATGAACCTAAGACATTAGCCAAACCTGCCGAAGCCAAAACCAACAGCGTCAAACATGCCTTGAAAGCGGATCCCAAAGCAGAAGCTCGACTGAAAGCGCCAATGTTGAATTCAAGTCACGAAGTAACTGCAGAGTCTTTGGAACAGGAG AGCCCCAACACCATCATGATCTGCATGGTTATCCTGCTCAACATCGGTTTGGCCATTCTCTTTGTGCACATTTTGTCATGA